The window TAAAGGCTTCATGGAGCTCTCGTTCTAATTTGATACGAGCCTCTTCATATCGGAGTTTGCGGATGTATATGGTACGCACCTTAAGTCCAGAAAATGGGACTTAGGTCAAATTGCAACAGAAACGAACAGCATCGAGCAATTCTCGGGTGTTCCAAGGTTTAGAAAAAATGGCGTAGGTTTTTGCCTCTTCTTTAACGCGGTTGATGGCATCCCGGTCGGCATGGCCGGAAATAAGAATGGATTTGATTTGTGGGTATTTTTGGTGGACTTGGATGAGAAATTCGTCCCCTCGCATTCCAGGCATCAGCCAATCAGATAAAATAAGAATGACTTCCACACCAGAACTACAAAGGTCATCGATCACTTCCATGGCTTCTTCGGGATTTTGTGCTGTTTCGTAGGTATAACTCCCACCGATCTCGCGTTTTAGTTCTTGTACGAGGGATAAAAGCAGAATGGGTTCATCATCAACGCAAAGAATTGCGTTTTTCTCATGTTGCAGCTGCGTGATATTCAATCTCGTTCCCCTTTTTGTGCCTTTGGCAAATACACCCTAAACTCTGTTCCATTTTCATCTGACGAAAATTCAATAGAACCCCTCATCTTTTCTACGATTTGTTTGCAAATGTCAAGCCCAAGCCCAATTCCTTCGCCATGTTTTTTTGTAGTGAAAAAAGGTAGGAAAATCTTATCATGAATTTCGGGCGCAATCCCTTTTCCCGTATCTTGAATGGTTGTGACCACCGAATCCTCATTGGAAGAAACAGAAATTCTTAATTTACCACGATAGTCCATCGCTTGTAAAGCATTGTTAATGATATTGATCCAAACTTGGTTGAGTTTGTCTCTTTCCGCCAAACAATAATCAGTTGTAGTGTAAAACTTGGTAATTTCAACATCATTTTTAATTTTCGTTTGGTATAAAGTAAGAATGGAATCAAGTTCCGTAGGAATATGAACACTTTGAAAATTTGTTTCTGTTTCCAACCGATCAGTATAAAGATAATGTTTGAGTGCGTTCACAACATGAGCTGCTTTTTCTGTAGCAGTTTGGACAACATAAACCAGACGATACAAACTTCCTAAAATTAGAACATTTTGTAGAATGATTCCAGTTCTTGGTTTCTTTAAAATTTTTAAAAGTGGTTCATCCAGTTGGAGGATTCCAAGAGAAGTTAAATCATCCATCATCTCTTCCGGATTTTCTATTTGGTGAGAATTCAGAATTCCTAATCTTTCTTTTTTCTCCATACGATTGAGAAGACCTGAATTACGAGATCCAAATGACACACTCATATGAAGTAAATGTCGGAAGTCTTCCCTTTCGGAGACATCCAAAGATTCTAAAAATTCAGGCAAACTGGTAACGTCATTTTTTAGGATTTCAGACATGGTATGTACACTTGAAGTGATGGCACCTAGAGGTGTGTTCAGCTCATGAGTGATGCCCGCGGCAAATTGTCCAAGGGCGGCTAATTTTTCACTTTGTAAAAGTTGAGTTTGTGTTTTGTGTAAATCGATGAGAATTTTTTCCTTTGTTTCAATCATCTCCAAAAGGCTGCGATTACTTTCGATCAGTGCTTCCGTTCTTTGCCCAATTTTATCTTCTAAATTGGAATTGGTTTCCATCACCAAACGTTGGCTTTCTTCCACTCGTTCAAAACTTTGTTTGAGTTCGGAGGACATAAAACGGAAGGCTTCTGATAAATCTTTGAGTTCAGCAATCATACTTTCGCCAATGGGAATGTCCCAATCTCCTTTGGCCAAAGATTTGGATGCCTTTGCAAATGATAAAACTGGTCTTGACACAAACTCGGCAAGAACTACGGCAAGGAGTAAACTCAGTAAAATGGCCCAAGCAAAAACCATCGCGGATTCACTATTTCCGGTGATGACTCCACTCAAATAAAATGAATAAGGAAAAAGAGTGATGAGATATGTTTTTACTTTTAATTTTGGAGGAATATAAACTGTTACCATCGCATTCCAATTTTCTCTGGAAAGTGGTCTTTTCGTAACAATGGCAAAACTAAATCGTTTTTCGGAAGTGTTGATTTCGTTGCCCAATTTTTTTAATTCAATTCTGACTGTTTCTTGTAATCGTGTTTTCCCTTGATCCGTTGATAATGAAGCAAGAGAGTTCAGATTATCGTCTAACAAAAACACTCGACCTTGCTCATTCACTTTGGAATCATCCAAAACAACCATAAGGTCTTTCGAATTCAAATTTTGAACCGTCAACTCAGACAAATTGGAAAAATGACGATCCAAATTTAACTGGATATTTTTTGACCACTGCCGATGTAAAACTTCCACCATTTGAAAGGCAGATTTTTCAGCATTTTTTAAAGTTACGTAAGCCGTCACTCCGACAAGAAACAAAACCAAAAAGACAAAAGGCGCAACAATGAATAACTGTAATGATATACCTGATCTTGTATCCGATTCTGGTTGGAGGATTTTCCATTCTTTTGGCCCAGACTTCCAAATGGATTGAGGGTCAGATAAAGTAACCTCCTTCATTTGCCCAGGGACTTCTGCCCAAAACAAACCAAACCGCCTAACAATAGGAAAAGTTACAAGCGTCACAAACGGTGCTAGAATCCAAGTGATCCCTGTTGTGAAAAGAAGAGCGGAACTGATTGTATGATAAGAAATCTCGGCCCCGAATTGTTCGGAACACAAAAATCCCCATAAAAAAGGTTCCAGGATTAAAAATAATAAAACAAAAAGAAAGTAATAAATCCAAATTCTAAATTTACGAAAGTCAGGAGACTTTCCTATCATTTGGTAAGAAAGCCAAAACATAGTGGGATTGATAAAGTAACCAGGCAACCAGTCCCATAAAAATTCAGGAGGAACTCCCTCGATAAGATCAGACAAACCGTAAGCAAAAGGGACAGCAAGAAGTGCAGGGAATCCAAAAAAATTCAAACAGAGAAAAACAGATAAATCTTTTAGGCTCTCTAAGGTTTGTGCTCCCGGAATGAGAACAATAGAACTTCCCAAATACCCAGTGGCAAAGATAGAAACAAAAGTGATGAGAAACCAATAAAAGCTAGTTAGGTTCCAGTTCCAAACTTCCCTTGAAATGCGGAAAGATTTCCCATTCCGAAAGGTAAATCCAGTAAAGGCAAATATCGAAAGAATCGAACCGAATAAAAAGGCAAACCGACCCCAAACCTCTAGGATCGGCAAAGGGATGTTTGAAACGATATGTTCAATCCAAACAATGATTTCGGCCATGGCCCGTGAATCGTAAGCGAACTAGGATTCTAAGTAAAGCAAAATCTTTTTTACTTTGGAAGCGAGGGAAGAAGGAAATTCTGTATCTAAATCAGAAAGAGTCACCCACTTACTCTCTACACCAAATTTCTTTGTCAAACCCTCGACCAAATTTCGACTTTCTAAGGATAAGGAAAATACGGAAAAAACCATCTTATGATGGGTGATGGTATGTTTGAATTCCCCTATAGGATTCGGGGTTTTGCCTTTATATGATTCTTTTAAAGATAAAAAAAACGGACTGGGTTCGTAGGTTTCTTCCGGAACTTCACCTATAAATCCATAGGGTAAATGGAACATCCCTTTTAAAAAACGCATCTTGGGTTCCCGAAGTAGAAGGATGGAATTCTTATGATTGAGAACAAAAATCTCACCGTTTAGAACCACCTGCTTTTTGTCTTTTACCCTGAGCGGAATTTCTGAAGTCTTTTGGTGGATCCTGGCAAAACAAAATTCAGAAAGAGGGCATAACAGACATTTAGGTGATTCCGGAAGGCAAAGGGTTGCACCTAGCTCCATCATGGCTTGGTTGTGGTCACCCGGATGGTCCTTATTTAAAAATTCATCGGCTTTCTTTTGTAATTCGTTATCTGCCTTTGCACCTAAGATATTGTCTGTATAACCATGATAACGAGACAAAACACGTTTTACATTTCCATCCAAAACTGCCAAAGGAAGGTCGTAGGCAATCGATAAGATTGCCCTTGCTGTATAATTTCCAATTCCAGGAAGTTTTAAAACTAGGTTCAGGTCTTTTGGAAAGGCCCCATTATAATTTTGAACTAAAAAGATGGCTGCCTTTCTTATGTTTCTAGCACGGCTGTAATATCCAAGTCCCTTCCAATTTGCCAAAACTTCCTCTTCTTCGGCCTCGGCCAAAGTTTCTGGATTTGGAAATCGTTTGATAAAGGATTCATACAACGGCAACATCGCATTAACGCGAGTTTGTTGGAGCATCACCTCGGAAATCCAAATGGGATATGCTTGTTTTTTTTTACGAAATGGTAGATCCCTTTTATGGATTAAATACCATTCGTGAAGTTTTTTCTGAGGACTCAAATTTCCGAGTCTTGGATGCTATAACGAAGGAAGGTATTACAACTCCCCTCTTCGGTATACCGAACAAGGTCATAATCCAAACGAGTGGAACGGAAGAATTTGGAATGGGCCAACCTTTCCCGTATTTCTTGACGGATATGGTCGCGAGCTTCCTGGCGTTTGTCATAATAGGCAGGCGATAGAATTTCACTTTTGTAGGACAAACTTCCCTCGCGGTAGATGGCTACCGTGACTTGCACCCGGTATTTTCTCTGTAAGACTTGTTTTACTTCAGTATTCATCGTATCCAAAAACTAAGGGGTATTCTTCCTAAATTGATTTTCGGTCTTGGGTAGGAGGAAATTGAAAGCATCAGTTTTTTTTCATACTGCTTGCCCAAAATTTCGAATTTAATTTCCTAGATAATGAGAACATAAGATTCAAATGAGCACCAAATATAACGAATCGCCATTTTTCTACAAAAGACGTCCCACGCGAGAAGTGATGGTGGGAGGTGTGGGAATTGGAGGGAAAAACCCAATCCGGATCCAATCCATGATTACGTCTAACACAAGAGATACGGAAGCCAGTATCAAACAAATTTCAGATTTAGAAAAAGCTGGATCTGAAATTGTTCGCCTAACAGTACCAAGCCAAGCAGATGCGGACAACCTACCAAACATCCGTCAAAGAATGAAAGAATTGGGGCTAAAAGTGCCATTGGTGGCAGACATACATTTCACTCCACAAGTTGCCTTAAAATGTGTGGAATGGGTTGAGAAGGTGCGAATCAATCCAGGTAACTTTGCTGACAAAAAAAAATTTGAAATCATCGAATACACAGACAAAGACTACAGCGAAGAGTTAGAAAGAATAGAAGAAGTATTCACTCCCCTTGTCCTTAGGGCCAAAGAACTGGGTGTGGCCATGCGAATTGGAACCAACCACGGAAGCCTTTCCGACCGAATCATGAATCGGTTCGGCGACACTCCCCTCGGGATGGTAGAATCGGCCTTGGAGTTTATTCGCATCGCAGAAAGAAACTCCTACCAAGACATTGTTGTTTCGATGAAGGCTTCCAATCCACAAGTGATGATCCAAGCCTATCGAATGTTAGTTTCTCGTTTTTATGATTTAGGAATGGATTATCCCTTACACTTAGGTGTGACTGAGGCTGGGGATGGAAAAGATGGAAGGATTAAATCAGCCATTGGAATTGGAAGTTTGTTAGAAGATGGCCTTGGAGATACCATTCGTGTATCTCTTACAGAAGATGCCATTTATGAAATTCCTGTCGCAAAAGAGTTAGTTAGGAAGTACAATGAAAGTTTTTTAAATGAACTGAGTCATACATCTACTTCCACAAATGTTAATGCCAGACCAGAGGCCTCAGTTTCTCAAAACAGAGAAACCATCTATACAGAATTTCGTGATCCCTTCCAATACTCTAGGTTCTATTCCAAAGAATTAAGTTTGGGAGATACAAAACTTGGGGATTCGTCTCCTGTAAGGATAGAAATTAGTTTTCCATTTTTTGGATCCGAATCCGCAGAAGAAGTTTTACACCTCATCCAAAGAGAAACCAAATCAGGCAGAATCCCTGAGATGATCCATTTTGAAATCCAATCGGAAATGGATTTATTGTCACTGGGAACTATGGTTCGAAGAGGATCATTCCCTCTTCCAGTTTCAGTGGAATTATCCAAGGAACTCACCTACCAATATGATAGTTTGGCAGAAGACCTTTACCGGATCCATAAATGGGTGATCAACCCAAGTATTTTTTTTAAGGAATCAGAAGAGTCATGGGATGACCTTTTGGATTTTGTCACACGTTACGCAAAAGACAAACGAAGTATCGAATGGAGTATCAACGCAAATGACATTCACTTTGTGGAAAAAATTGTAAGGGAATCCCAAAAGAGAAAAATTCAAAATTTAATTTTTTCTGTTAAAAACGGAGATTTACTCACCATACGAAAACTGGCTTTTCATTTGAGTGAATCGGATTATCCCATTGCCCTTGTCACTAAATCCGAAAACAAAGAACAACTTTTATATGAATCTTCGATCCAAGTCGGAGGGAGTTTACTCGATGGAATTGGAGATGTAGTGCGCCTTTCCTATGGTGATGGGGAACCAGAAGAATCCCTGCATTTAAGTTTTGATATTTTACAAGCCACAAGACTTCGCCTAACAAAGACAGAGTATATATCCTGCCCCTCTTGTGGCCGCACCATGTTTGATTTACAATCCACAACAGCGATGATCAAAAAAATGACAGGCCACCTTAAAGGTGTGAAAATCGCAGTGATGGGCTGTATTGTGAATGGTCCGGGAGAGATGGCGGATGCTGATTTTGGATACGTGGGAGCCGGAATTGGTAAGGTTCATCTCTACAAAGGGAAAGAAATTGTCAAAAAAGGAGTGTCTGAGGTGGAAGCTGCCAACCAACTCATCGAACTCATTCGCGAAAATGGAATGTGGAGCGATCCAGAATAAAAAGTAGTTCCCCTCTTTCCACGGATGTGAACCATTTCCTCCGTGGAAGAAAAAGAAACCCAAGAGATCCTCACAAGGATCCAGACTATGGAGAGGGAACTTTCTTTTTTAAAAGAAAGAGTTTTAACCCTATCGAGCCCTAAAACTGCTCAGAAACAAGTTACCCCTCCGGTTCCAAAACCAATTCCCATCGAAACGAACCAAACAGAAGTTTCATTACAAGATGGCCCCAATTGGTTTGTAGAATGGATCGGCGAAAACCTATTTGTTAAGTTAGGAGTGTTTTCCTTACTACTTGCCTCTATCTGGTTTTTCTATTTAGCCATCGAAGAATATTGGATCAATGAATCGGTTCGTATTTGGATCGGGCTCGTATCGGCAATTCCCATTTTACTCTATGGATACCGCGTAAGAAATACAAGACCGTATCTTTCTCCCAGTCTTATGGGACTTGGGATTGCTGTTTTGTTTTCTGCCTATTATTCGGGATATCTATGGTATGATTTGTATTCCACAGAAGTATGTTTTGTTGGACTCCTCATCATCAGTTTAACTACGGTAGCCATCGCACATGCACAAAAAAGCGAAGTTTTGTTTGGATTTGCATCGCTAGGTGCTTTCCTTGTTCCCCTACTTCTTTCTACGGGCCAAAACTCTTATCCATTTTTATTCACCTATTTACTCCTTTGGAATGTATTATTCTTTTGGGTGAGAAAAAATACAGGTTGGAAAGTAATCCCACTCATTTTACTTGCAGCAAACCACCTAATTTTTGTTGGATGGGCAAATGACAACTTAGTGGATGCAAAACCATTTTTCCCTATTGTTTTTCAACTAGGTGTTTTTGTTTTATTTTTACTAAGAGAATTCCAAACACTAGAAACAACCAAATCCAAAGAACCAATCCTTACCTTAGTCACAATTGGCTTTACAGTGGGACTTGGATTTGTTCAGTCTTTTTGGGTTTTTTCCGTTTTTTATCCAGTGGCCAAACCATTTCTACTCAGCTTAATCCTAATTCTATTTTATGGATTGTATGAACGTTCCATTCGAAAAACAGAACTCAACATTGAGAAGAAAAAAATCTACGACTTGATTGGGCTTTTTGGTCTCCCCTTTATCGTAAGTCTAATCGTCATTGGAACTACAGGAAAACTATTAGCGTTTAGCCTTATCAGTTTTGCCTTTCTCGTAACTGTTGCCTCAACCTATTCCAAACAACTTTATATGTATTTTGCAGCATTTCCAGTTTGGTTCTTTGCGCTCTTTTATGTTTTTGCATTCACATATCGGTCTCAGAATGAAATCCCTTTTCTCAATGGGAGATTTTTGGTGTTTGCAACAGGATCGGTGTATCTATTACTTTCCTATCTCTATAGCAGAAAGTTTTCTGAGTTATCCAAACTCTTTTTATATGCTGCCTATCCGTATTGGTTACTCGGAACCTTCGTTGAGATTTATCTCGGATTTCCTGAAGAAAAGAAATTATTCCTATATACTCTTAGTTTGATTGTTTATGGGTTAGTTGCTTTAACGGTCGGATTCCTAAAGAGAATCCAACCACTCAAAATCGTTGGATTTGGATCCCTAGCTCTTGTGATTATCAAATTCTATTTATATGATTTCTGGAATTTGAGTTTAGGATATAGAATCCTCGCAGGTTTATTCTTAGGTATTACGCTCATCGTAACAGGAACATTATACAATCATTTCAAAAAGGAAACAAAATGAAGACAAAGTATTTACTCCCTATTTTATTTATTAGTGTTATAAGTTCAGAAGTAGTGAGCCGTCCACTCGCGGTTCAAAATTTTAAATACAAAAAGGATTTAAAAATCTCAGGAAACCTTTCTCCTAACGGAGTAGTCAAACTCACCTTAGATGAAGATGTTTATAAACATTCATTTTATGGAGACCTTCGAGTCACTCACAATGGAGAAATAATTCCTTACCACATTCAAAATGCAGAGGAAATTTCAAAAAATACCGAAAAAGTAAAACCGGAACTTTTATTTTCCAAAAAAGATGAGATGGAAATCTATGTTTTGGAACTTCCCAAACTACCAGAAGGGATGAATTACACAAAACTTTCTGTTACAAATTCTTATGATTACGAAACGTCAGTTACACTCAAGTTAGGTGATAATCCTGACCAATTTTTGGACTCCAAATCAGTTTTCCTATATAAATACGGAAACCAGTCTACCAGCGAAATTGATTTAGGTGGAACAAAACATAGATTTGTTCGATTGGAAGCAGAACCAGGCTCTGACTTAAGATTCCCATCTGCTTTCCGAGCCAAACAAAACAAAAACTTATATTGGGAAAAGTCACATTCAGTAACAAATCCAGAACTGGCAGAAAACCTTTGTAAGTTTTCTTTCGCCAATGAAGGACAGTCAGCATTTCAAATTTTAAAATTAGAATTTGAAGAAGGGAACTGGGAACGTCAGGTGACAGTTCGCGGGAAAGTCGACAAAAAGGAATGGGAAACTGTATTTGAAGGAACTGTAAGCCACAACAAAGGCGAAGGTGTTTATAGTGAAATTCCACTTTCCAAAACCATCAGTAGAGAATTCGAAATTCAAATCTATGACGGTGAAAACGAAACATTACATCTAAAAAATGTAATCACCGTACAACCATTAGAAGAAATTTATTTTTTTGCAAACCAGGAAGGTTCAAAAGATGGATATGCCCTTTACTATGGGAACCCATACCAATGGCCGGGCAACTTTGATCCTTACTCCTATCCATCAGGAGATGAGATTAAAAACAATGATCCAAAAACTGCCACTCTATTACAAGAAACAGAAAACCCTGATTTTAGTTTTAGTTTACTTTATCCGCCAATTTCGGGTTACATTGCCACTGGATTCTTTTACTTAGGGGTTGCCGCTTTATTATTTCTTTTGTTTTCGATTTTAAAAACAAAACGTTCTGTTCTTACGGAATCAGAATCGAACTAAAAACAAAATTCCATCTATCTCACAAAGTATTTTTTTTGAGAGATAGATGGTTCCTGAAATTAACGTTCGTAACAATAGTTACTAATTCATACTTTATGGTGTAATTTTTTGATTTTTTTCCCAAGATTCCAAAATAGGATTCATCATCCGAAACCAGATCGGTGGCAACAGAGCAATCAAAATCATCAATTCATAACCAAAAGGCAATTGTGGAGCTTCTTCATAATGACGGAGTGCTTGGTATCTGCGACCCGCATTGGCATGATGATCAGAATGCCTCTGTAATTGAAACAAAAGAGCATTCGAAACAAAATAATTTTGATTCCAAGAATGAACTGGTAAAACTCTCTCAAATTTACCTCCATTCACTTCTTTTCGCATTAAACCATAATGTTCAATGTAATTTGTCATTTCCAAAAGAGAAAAAGCAACAAATGACTGTAACAATAAAAAACCAAGAACTTCAAAAGGAATTTCTCCTCCACTTAGTATGGTTCCAAAGATTACCATACTAACTAAAAAAAGAATTGTGATAATTGAATACCAAATCATCTCATTTCGATAATGCAAAACATTAAGCCCTAACTTAGATAATCGTTTTTTCTCGAGGTTCCAAGCAGATTTATACGCACCAATCACAGTTTGAGGATAAAACTGATAGAAGGATTGGTTCTTTTTAGAGGAAGCTGGATCATTCGGCGTTGATACATTGGTATGATGTCCCCGATTGTGTTCTATATAAAAATGCATATAACAAACTGTCATATAGATCATCTTTGCAAGAAATTGTTCATAACGATTGTTTTTATGACCAAGTTCATGACCAACAGTGATTCCAATCCCACCAGTGACAATTCCAACTGCAATGGCAAATAAAAAGAACTCCATAACTGAATGAGGATATAAAACAATTCTATATACTGACCAAATTACAAAAATTATCTGAACAAATGCCCAAACTTGCGTTAAATAACGAAAAAAAGGATCATTTTGTAAGTTCAGAAATTTTATTTCAGGAGGATTGGAATCATCTTTTCCAACAATTAAATCTAATACAGGTAAAACTATAAAAACGGTAAGAGGAACAATCAAATAAGTAACTCCCCCAAAACTTTCAGCCAAAACTACTAACAAAGGTAATACGTAACATAGTAAAAAACTAAATCGTTTGGTAAGAGTCATACCTATCTCCTTATTTTTTGCTTTGGAATAATGCCATTAGGTTCCCCAAACCTTCAAATAGTTCAGGCCATTCTGTTTCCACAGTTGCTTTATTTTTCAAAAACAAGGCACCTATAAAAAAAGATAAAAAAGCCTTCCCTGCCTTTACGTTTGTATCAGAAGGAAAAAATTGATCCAAAGCCGTTCGATACGAATGAAAGGAATCTTCAACCAACTCTGCCAATTCATTGGATTCATTCAGTTGTCTCTTTACATCCACTGCGAGCAAAACCAAGTTCATAAAATGATCTTCCCTTTTCGCAACGAAATTCATGATATCTTCCAACCTGAATTGCGTTTCCGATAACTCTCGAATTTCCTTTTCATCAATGGCTACCAGTTGTTTCACCATCGATTCGAAGAGAATCTCTTTCGTTGGAAAGTAATGGTAAAGCGTTCCGGTAGAAACACCTAATTCCTTGGACAATTCGCGCATCGAAACCGACGAGACACCTTTGGACACAAAAATCGGCATACACTTGGTTAAGAGCTCCACCCGATAGAGATCGTGATCGACTATCTTTGGCACAAGAGACACCCTTTATTTATATCGAACGATTGATATAAATAAATACTTATACCACAGTTTGTCCATTCTTTTTTCAAAGTCATACCATATTTCCCTAGTTCTTCTCTAATTTCCATAAAGACTTAGTTCTTTCCCTATCCTTTTTTCACTCAGATCTGTCAATTGCGGAAATAGCCCAGAACAGGATGGAAAAGTTAGAAAATTCGGGCTGAGAAATGAGGGCCTGAATCGTTTCCGGTAAGGACCTAAGTGCTCAAATTGTAAGTAAGGGAAAAAGGAAAGTGGATCACATTGGAAAGTCAGTTTCCAATGGCAGTGAGTTACTTTTGGGAGCGAGTTTCTTATTCGAGTCATTTTCTTTGGAAATCGGATTTCAAATGACTCTGACTTACTTTAGAAGGCCGGTTTCAAATTCTAACAAATTTCACACTACACGGGCTTATCTTGGAAGGTGGGGGTTACAGAATTACTGGATTTTCCTGCGAAACTGGCTTTCGAATGAAACTGACTTTCCTAGGAAGGTGAGTTTCATATTTCACAGATCTGAGAAAGAAAGTGACTTTCCAAATAGACCAACTCACAATCTTCTCTGGCTGCAAAAAGTAAGTGACTTACCTTTTCCCGTGCCTCATTTTTTTCCTAATCGCAAAATAGAAAGTCTAGGAACAGGTTCTTAGCAAAGGAAAATTCCAAATGATTCATAAAATTTCCGCATTAACCACTTCCGCCCTGCTCTTATTTCTAATTGGTTGCACAGGTACAAGACCAGACTACTTAGGAATCAAAGGAGAGAGATTAGCCGATTGCCCCAAAACACCAAACTGTATCAGTAGCTTCGCGAACCCCACCGATAACGAACATTACCGGAGTTCCATCCCTTATAAAAAATCATTAGTGGAAGCAAATACGATTCTAAAAGTAAAATTAGAACAAATGCCGAGAACCAAACTGATCAAAGTAGATCCGAATTATATTTATACTGAGTTTACTTCACTGATTATGCGTTATGTTGATGATGTGGAATTTTATTTTGATGAGAAAAATAAACTCCTTCACTTTCGGTCAGCGTCAAG of the Leptospira kanakyensis genome contains:
- a CDS encoding TetR/AcrR family transcriptional regulator; this encodes MPIFVSKGVSSVSMRELSKELGVSTGTLYHYFPTKEILFESMVKQLVAIDEKEIRELSETQFRLEDIMNFVAKREDHFMNLVLLAVDVKRQLNESNELAELVEDSFHSYRTALDQFFPSDTNVKAGKAFLSFFIGALFLKNKATVETEWPELFEGLGNLMALFQSKK
- a CDS encoding DUF1499 domain-containing protein — protein: MIHKISALTTSALLLFLIGCTGTRPDYLGIKGERLADCPKTPNCISSFANPTDNEHYRSSIPYKKSLVEANTILKVKLEQMPRTKLIKVDPNYIYTEFTSLIMRYVDDVEFYFDEKNKLLHFRSASRLGKSDFGVNRKRIELVLKDLDI